The genomic DNA AAAAGGAAGATAATACGAAGTTGGTGAGAAACAAAATTGTATTATCTTTTTGAGTTTAATGGCTGCAAAAATCTAATCGTTTGGAAGGATCATCGAAACATAGTTAGATGACAAGACATAGTTAGATGACAAGAATCTGTTATTCGTTAACGTTATGTTTTGTCCATGATCCCATGCGCTATTGACTGGGTGCATTTCAAAAATGCACGACACATACAGCCTACACCTATTAAAGTGCAATGTGGATAGCATGTGTAAGGCTGATTACAGGAAGTTTTGAAATGCACCCCCATTGACTCTACGAAAGATTCAAGGCAGTACCGTTTCCGTGTGGCAAAATCTTTTGTTGCATCCATTAAGATGAGAAGGTGTTTGTGTGGATAAAATAGGTGCTATTCTTTTTTAATGATTTTGGCAACATAAAAGTGTCGGTCATATTCCAGTCGTAGAAAATAAATTCCCGTACTTAAAAATGAAAAGTCGGTGCTCATTCCTTCGCCAGAAACCTTTTTGGACCAGACTTTTTTTCCGAGTATATCATATAAAGTTAACTCACCTTGCAAGGTCTTATTCCATTGAATTTGAACATGGTTTTGAAAAGGGTTTGGGGCAACGGTAAATGGGTTTCCTTTTGGTGGAACTTCAAAATCAGTAGAAACGGAGCTGCTTATTTGCACAGTAAGGGTGTCTCCTACTATGCCTCCAGCGGTGTCAAAACCGATAGTTACTAATTTGAGCGGTTGGTTTAATTTATCAGGAATGGTAATAGGAAAAACGCCACTTGATGCATTTAATAATACTTGTGAGCCCACGCCAAGAGAATCACTTGCAAATGCGAATAATAAGTTTTTTATATCCGAACTTCCTGCTACATTTACCATTAACGTTGAAAATGAGCGTATTTGTTGGCCACGTATAGGATATGTAATTTTAAGATTACCTACTGCTTTTTTTGATAAAGTTTGATTAAATCCATCTGGTGGTGGAAGTACTACGGGTTTGTAACCAGCACGTGAAAAAGAGGAAGAAGAATTTTTTTCATTTAATAAATCGGTTACCCGTTGTACAACCGGCGAAGCCGCATGTACCTCCATATGGTTTATGTTAGAAAAATGTGTAATATTGGCGAGTGGCAAACCTCCTTCTTGGCTCGAAAGTCCAACAATCCAATCATTCGGTTCTTTAAATACTTTTTCCCGCAAACATCGGTTAAAGTCCACTTCTGGAGTACTGGCCTCTGAACAAAATTTTAGAAGGGCTGTTTGTGAAGCGAGGGATTCGGCTTTTTTTGAAATCCAAGAATTATCAAAAGGTTTTTCGGAAACAATACTGTGTACCAACACCTCAGTCATGTTCTGGGTTGGATGTTGATTAAGGGTTTTAATGGCCTCGCTATTCACCCGTAGGTTTTCCAATGCCCCTTCTTTTGGGATACTGAGTATGAAACCCAATAAAGCTTTTAGGGGTTGATCGCTGTCAATGATGTTGGCGATTGGCGAACCTGAGTGTGGGGTGTTGAGCGTAATTAATTTGTTAATATCTTTCTTAAAGTTTGCATTCTGAATGTATTGCCTTGCCAATAAACCACCCATGCTGTGTGCGACTACATTTACTTTTGTCGCCAAGACATTTTGAAATAATGCAGCCGTTAATAATACATCAATATTGGAACGTAATACGAGTCCATTATCTTTAAAGGAAGCTCCATTAGGATATGTAGCACGGCGAACCAGTCTTAAGTTATGTCCTGTATTAGCTAATTTTTGTGGTAAATTAATCCAAATAGAGCCATTCGACCATAGACCATGTAACAGTAAAGTAGGAGGTGGGGTCCGCTTAAAGATGGGTTGATATAAAGACGTTTCGTTTCCGGAAGCCTCGCTGTAGAGGTCCAGTGCGAGGTCTTTAATGGCTGGATCTATAAAACTGGGGTGGGTATAACGATAAGTTACTTCTTTAGGAGTTGATTTTTCTATCTTTAATTCACCCATAATTTCTTTATCTGTGTTGGGTACACTGGACTTGGGCAATGAAACGACCCTTAGTTTTAGATGGTCAATCGGTTCTGCACTACTTATTCTAATCAGGGTT from Bacteroidetes Order II. bacterium includes the following:
- a CDS encoding alpha/beta fold hydrolase, translated to MKQILLIFGFLFPFAAVAQPGTIPPNVFPKEAFTYKSMQKTPCNCDPNYPNSPWVCDAYDYEMTPGYNKPQYTIHLGAERPNCWDKLLLFHYTNSNTGIVFIRFVQPETGWPSTSVMYYYYPDELIFSWWEEREGSQILLDEKKFNDPFTQKGFDENTILQPKLRINGNSNKSIFKINSIANIRNLRLFYGVIPYKNEFIYDLEVGTLKLIKESDHEIIYEYTHPIKAHPNVKNYYFGIADQSAIMPPNPPYPEQPFWLYPVYFIHETPALKLSIIQEENGTEKIISTTEFNQQSEFNEILNTKIATDASTSTLIRISSAEPIDHLKLRVVSLPKSSVPNTDKEIMGELKIEKSTPKEVTYRYTHPSFIDPAIKDLALDLYSEASGNETSLYQPIFKRTPPPTLLLHGLWSNGSIWINLPQKLANTGHNLRLVRRATYPNGASFKDNGLVLRSNIDVLLTAALFQNVLATKVNVVAHSMGGLLARQYIQNANFKKDINKLITLNTPHSGSPIANIIDSDQPLKALLGFILSIPKEGALENLRVNSEAIKTLNQHPTQNMTEVLVHSIVSEKPFDNSWISKKAESLASQTALLKFCSEASTPEVDFNRCLREKVFKEPNDWIVGLSSQEGGLPLANITHFSNINHMEVHAASPVVQRVTDLLNEKNSSSSFSRAGYKPVVLPPPDGFNQTLSKKAVGNLKITYPIRGQQIRSFSTLMVNVAGSSDIKNLLFAFASDSLGVGSQVLLNASSGVFPITIPDKLNQPLKLVTIGFDTAGGIVGDTLTVQISSSVSTDFEVPPKGNPFTVAPNPFQNHVQIQWNKTLQGELTLYDILGKKVWSKKVSGEGMSTDFSFLSTGIYFLRLEYDRHFYVAKIIKKE